Part of the Patescibacteria group bacterium genome is shown below.
GCTATGTTCGGTACGGATAAATGCTGAAAGCATATAAGCATGAAACCGTCTCTTAAATTAGGTTTCGTAGCCGCAAGGCAATAGACTCCCGGAAGATTACCGGGTTGATAGGCTCTCGGTGTAAGTCCAGTAATGGATTTAGCTAAAGAGTACTAATCAGTCGAATTTCTAATTCACCACTTAGTTCACAAAAGTAAGTGTTGTGCATTATTTAATTTTTATTTTTCGATAAAATATATTTCTCGGTGTCTCTACCGGATAGGCAACACCTGTTCCCATTTCGAACACAGAAGTTAAGCTATCCAGGGCTGATGGTAGTCCTTCGGGGCGAGAGTAGGTCGATGCCGAGTTTAAAAATAGATTCCTTTACGGGAATCTATTTTGTTTTTTATTATTAGTGCTATAATTAAATTACTTAATTATAACTTAATTTAAAAAATTTATGGAAGAAACAAATCAAAAGCCAACTCAGCAAAAAAATACAGGCATGGCGATTATTGCCTATATTATTTTTTTCGTTCCTTTACTCACCGACGCGAAGAATGATCCTTTTGTCAAATTTCATGTTAAACAAGGATTAACTCTTCTAATTACTGGAATCATTGTATGGATATTAAGTTCTTTTCTTCCTTGGAGTTTATGGAGAATTGGCCAATTGCTTGATCTTTTTGTGTTTGTTTTGATGATTATCGGTATTATGAATGCTTCCAAGGGGGAAGAAAAACCATTGCCGATTATCGGTAAATTTGCTGAAAATTTTAAATTTTAATTTATCTAAATTTAATTATTCAATCAACTCCGCGCTCTCAAAAGCGCGGAGTTGACATTTTTAAATTTAATGTTATTCTTATAATTAAGGCGTTCTTTAAAGGAGGAAAAAATGAAAGAAAAATATCCGAAAGATAAAAAGAAGCGCACTGTCAATCTGAAAGAAATAATCGCAGGTCTTCATTGGTGTCCGCAATGTCAAGAACTTGTTTCAGTAAACACTTTTGAAGATGAAGACAATATGCATATTAATTGTTCAAAATGCAAAAATGAGTTGATAGTGGTTAACTTTTTACGTTATTTTGATAAATTTCGGAAGAGGTTAAAATAATTTAAATTAGCCCCCTATAAATTAGGGGGCTATAATTTTGACAAATTGAGTTAAAATGCTAATATAGTTTTATCGCTATTTAATTTTTGACGGGCGCATAGCTCAGTGGTAGAGCACGACTCTTATAAAGTCGGGGTCGATGGTTCGATACCATCTGCGCCCATTTCTAACTTTTAAATTTAAATTTTATGTCTCATTTTTTTGCCGGTCTCGGAATAATTGCTGTCGGAGTTATTTTGACTTTAAACAGTGAATGGCTTTTACGAACAATTGGTCCGGTGGAATGGGCTGAACAAAAATTGGGCGGTGACGGCGGCAGTCGGTTATTTTATAAATTATTGGGTTTGGCGGTTGTCGTACTTGGACTTTTTGTAATCAGCGGAATTTGGGAAGATATTTTAAATGGCATTGCCAAACTTTTCGGCTTGGCGGGAAATAATGAATAGTTTTTTAAAAAGAATTAAAAATTCTTTGATAATTTCTATGTGAGGGCCGGTAGTCTCAGCTGGTAGAGCGCCTCGTTTGCAACGAGGAGGTCAGGGGTTCGAGTCCCCTCCGGTCCACCAAATTAATTTAGAAATAATTTCAAAATAAAATTAATTATATATGAATAAAAAAATTATTATTTTAGTAATAATCATAATTGTTTTTGTCGGGGCGAGTATTTATTATTTTAAAAATCAAAAACTTACGCCAACTCCCGCGCCTGTTATTGATGACAAAGGATCGACACCGGAAGGAATAAATTCAATAATAAGCGCAAATAACCAATTCGCCTTAGATCTTTACTCGCAATTAAAAAGCAGCGAGGGAAATATTTTCTTTTCACCATACAGTATCTCAACCGCTTTGGCGATGACTTACGAAGGAGCGCGCGGGACAACCGCGGAAGAAATGCAGTTAGTATTTCATTTTCCCGTTGATAGCAATTTGCGAAGATCTGCTTTTGCGGCAATTCACAATCAAATCAATAAGCCGGACGCAAAATACCAACTTAGTATTGCCAATGCTCTGTGGGCTCAAAATGATTATAAATTCTTAAATGATTATCTTGCAACTTTAGAGCAATATTACGCAGGAAAGGCGACTAATGTTGATTTTAAAAATTCAACCGAAGCATCAAGACAAACAATAAATAAATGGGTAGAGGATAGAACCAATGACAAAATAAAAAACTTGTTTCCTCAGGGTTCTATAGATAGTATGACCCGCCTTGTTCTCACAAACGCGATTTATTTCAAGGGAACATGGATTAAGCAATTTGAAAAAAATAAAACCAGAGATGAAGATTTCCGGGTAAGCCCCGCGAATACAGTCAAGATTTCAATGATGCAACGAGCAGATAAAGACGCGAAATTCAATTATACGGAAACAGATGATTTACAAGTCCTTGAAATGACTTATAAGGGGGACAAATTATCAATGATGGTTTTGCTTCCAAAGAATGAAGATTTATCATTATTTGAAAATTCAATGTCCTTGGAAAAAATAAACGACTGGAAAAGTAAATTACAAGAACAACGCGTTGATGTATTTATGCCAAAATTTACTTTTGACATGAAATATTTTATGAATAATACATTGGCGAAAATGGGTATGCCTACGGCTTTTACGAGTAATGCTGATTTTTCAGGCATGGACGGAACAAAAAATTTATCAATTCAAAATGTAATTCATCAGGCTTTTGTTGATGTGAATGAAGAGGGTACCGAAGCAGCAGCCGCGACCGGCATTTCAATGGGTATAACTTCCGCCCCGCCACCACAAAAAATTCCTGTCTTTCAAGCAGACCACCCATTTATATTTGTGATTCAAGACAAAGATAATGGAAATATTTTATTTTTCGGCAGAGTTTCAAATCCTAATAAATAAATTTTTTTAAGCGACGAAGTTATTATTAAATTAATAAATAATTTATGAATGTGATTTTATTGCAAAGCATTTATTTCTTTTTAATGTCTTTCGCGCTCGCGGTTTTGGAAATTCAAATTGAAGGTCCCAATGGCTGGGCAGCCAAGATACCGACTTGGCGACCGGGCAATGCGCATTGGCTTGGACGTCTTTTTAAAAAAGTTAATAAAGGTGAAGAATTGACCGGTTATCATCTTGTGTTGATAATTTTTCTTCTTTTAATGTTCCACTGGCCGTATTTGTGGTTTGCGAAATGGTCGCTCGCCAATGAATTGCTGCTGATGGGATTTTTTGTTTTCTTCACCGTGGTCTGGGATTTTCTTTGGTTTATTTTAAATCCGCACCACTCGCTTAAAAAATTCGGCCCGCTCCAAGCGACTTGGCACAAAGTTTGGATAGGCAGACTACCAATTAAATATGCAGTCGGAGCCATCGCGGCCGCAGCTTTATTTTGTCTTGCTTCTTTTGTTAGCGGAATATCGCTTTTAATCGGTTTAGAGAATTTTTTGATTCTCGCCGCGGTTAATGTATTTTTTACTCTTTTGACAATTATTTTTTATCCCAAAACTTTTTAAATAAAATATTAATATTAAAATATATGGATACAACAA
Proteins encoded:
- a CDS encoding serpin family protein, encoding MNKKIIILVIIIIVFVGASIYYFKNQKLTPTPAPVIDDKGSTPEGINSIISANNQFALDLYSQLKSSEGNIFFSPYSISTALAMTYEGARGTTAEEMQLVFHFPVDSNLRRSAFAAIHNQINKPDAKYQLSIANALWAQNDYKFLNDYLATLEQYYAGKATNVDFKNSTEASRQTINKWVEDRTNDKIKNLFPQGSIDSMTRLVLTNAIYFKGTWIKQFEKNKTRDEDFRVSPANTVKISMMQRADKDAKFNYTETDDLQVLEMTYKGDKLSMMVLLPKNEDLSLFENSMSLEKINDWKSKLQEQRVDVFMPKFTFDMKYFMNNTLAKMGMPTAFTSNADFSGMDGTKNLSIQNVIHQAFVDVNEEGTEAAAATGISMGITSAPPPQKIPVFQADHPFIFVIQDKDNGNILFFGRVSNPNK